One window from the genome of Bacillus rossius redtenbacheri isolate Brsri chromosome 10, Brsri_v3, whole genome shotgun sequence encodes:
- the LOC134535848 gene encoding probable phosphatase phospho1, with protein MLKPILAAFDFNNTIVNGDSLQTIVELGAGRSLPNVKSNYTLTMDAVSFTQTMIRSLQESKGITAKHIRQALRKLPLVPGLDAVLRLLKSRDCEVIIISDLMTVAVDDWLSGSEVSSLVDRVYANPARYDADGYIVIEPYHRQDWCDKSYRHICKGHVLEEHIRSRMADGVSFGRLAFFGDGSNDLCPVLRLGEKDLAFPREGYKLNELLDSNPPGQVKAAIHPWSSGEDIIGIFKSHLTSSEG; from the coding sequence ATGCTGAAGCCGATACTAGCAGCTTTCGACTTCAACAACACCATCGTGAACGGTGACAGTCTGCAGACCATCGTGGAGTTGGGCGCGGGTCGCAGCCTGCCGAACGTAAAGTCCAACTACACCTTAACGATGGATGCCGTGTCCTTCACCCAGACCATGATCCGGAGCCTGCAGGAGTCCAAGGGCATCACTGCCAAGCACATCCGCCAGGCCCTCCGTAAGCTGCCCCTGGTGCCGGGGCTGGACGCGGTCCTCCGGCTGCTCAAGTCGCGCGACTGCGAGGTCATCATCATCTCTGACCTCATGACGGTCGCCGTCGACGACTGGCTGTCTGGGTCCGAGGTGTCCTCGCTCGTGGACAGGGTGTACGCCAACCCGGCGCGCTACGACGCCGATGGATACATCGTCATCGAGCCCTACCACCGGCAGGACTGGTGCGACAAGAGCTACAGGCACATCTGCAAAGGACACGTGCTCGAAGAGCACATCAGGAGCAGGATGGCTGACGGTGTGTCCTTCGGCAGGCTGGCCTTCTTCGGGGACGGCAGCAACGACCTGTGCCCTGTCCTCAGGCTGGGCGAGAAGGATCTGGCCTTCCCGAGGGAAGGGTACAAGTTGAATGAACTGCTGGACTCCAACCCTCCAGGTCAAGTTAAAGCTGCCATCCACCCGTGGTCCAGCGGGGAAGACATTATTGGCATCTTCAAATCTCATCTGACGTCGAGTGAAGGATAA